From Pelosinus fermentans DSM 17108, the proteins below share one genomic window:
- the dhbC gene encoding isochorismate synthase DhbC, whose protein sequence is MKHQSNSAVLEKQLLNDYQVGDFFFASPKRTLLGKGSFAVIPSDPKKENQLECLAERVLVALENAKEHGYSNPVVVGAVPFDYKKNVQLIVPETMKLSTPSQFDSVNPLQSSMASTYQIKFVPEPAQYKEGVGKGIHYIKNGHLSKIVLSRSLHLTSSTTVNIHQLLHNLAQHNTLGYTFAVDLPKTILDKSGLTVSFSTGRTLIGASPELLVTKTGLHLMANPLAGSRPRSEDPAEDQRLAAELLSSTKDLHEHQVVVSAVADALRPYCLTLDVPDKPSLMHTETMWHLSTVIKGEIASPSTSSLELAIALHPTPAVCGAPRELAREAIGEIEPFDRGFFAGMVGWCDANGDGEWAVTIRCAEVEAHSLRLFAGAGVVAESTPEEELAETSAKFRTMLFAMGLSKDVIYK, encoded by the coding sequence ATGAAACATCAGAGTAATTCTGCAGTATTAGAAAAACAGCTTTTAAATGATTATCAGGTTGGTGATTTTTTCTTCGCTTCACCAAAGAGAACGCTGTTGGGAAAAGGTTCTTTTGCTGTGATTCCAAGTGATCCCAAAAAAGAGAATCAATTGGAATGTCTTGCTGAACGTGTTTTGGTTGCATTAGAAAATGCTAAAGAGCATGGTTATAGCAATCCAGTAGTTGTAGGAGCAGTGCCATTTGATTATAAAAAGAATGTCCAATTGATTGTACCTGAAACGATGAAGTTATCAACTCCGTCACAATTCGATTCTGTCAATCCATTGCAATCGTCGATGGCATCTACATATCAAATTAAATTTGTACCGGAACCTGCTCAATATAAAGAAGGGGTAGGAAAAGGGATTCATTATATAAAGAATGGTCATCTTAGTAAAATTGTTTTATCAAGATCTCTGCACCTTACTTCATCGACAACAGTAAATATCCATCAGCTGCTTCATAATTTAGCACAACACAATACTCTTGGCTATACTTTTGCCGTTGATTTGCCTAAGACTATTTTAGATAAATCTGGCTTAACGGTCTCTTTCTCAACAGGCAGAACATTAATTGGAGCCAGCCCTGAACTGCTTGTTACAAAAACGGGATTACATTTGATGGCTAATCCATTGGCAGGCTCTAGACCTCGCAGTGAAGATCCTGCAGAAGATCAGCGATTAGCTGCAGAGCTGCTTTCATCTACTAAGGATTTACATGAACATCAGGTTGTTGTTAGTGCAGTTGCTGATGCTCTTAGACCTTATTGTCTTACATTGGATGTGCCGGACAAGCCTTCATTAATGCATACAGAGACAATGTGGCATCTTTCAACAGTGATAAAGGGGGAGATTGCAAGTCCTTCGACTTCTTCTTTAGAGCTGGCAATCGCTCTTCATCCGACTCCTGCTGTTTGCGGGGCTCCTAGGGAGCTAGCACGAGAGGCAATTGGAGAAATTGAACCATTTGACCGAGGATTTTTTGCCGGGATGGTTGGCTGGTGCGATGCAAATGGTGATGGTGAATGGGCAGTCACTATTCGCTGCGCAGAGGTAGAGGCACATTCCCTTCGGTTGTTCGCAGGAGCTGGAGTGGTTGCTGAATCAACCCCAGAAGAAGAATTGGCAGAAACGTCAGCAAAGTTTCGTACCATGCTGTTTGCTATGGGACTGAGTAAGGATGTGATATATAAATGA
- a CDS encoding (2,3-dihydroxybenzoyl)adenylate synthase, translating into MMLTKYPSWPKEFVDFYRRENCWRGETFGTMLRERAKSQRERIAITSGEISLSYAALDNEADRLAAGFQALGIKKGDRVVLHLPNVIEFFTVIFALFRLGALPVFALPSHRSSEINYFCEFTEAVAYVIPDIYAEFDYRTLAREVKSTVSTLQHVIVTGDSEEFISLADLYADTLTEPPEVSPGDIAFLQLSGGSTGLSKLIPRTHDDYIYSLRVSDEICQMDQNSVYLAALPVAHNYPLSSPGVLGTLYAGGRVVLAAGASPDEAFPLIEREGVTITALVPPLALIWLEAVSSRHYDLSSLKVLQVGGAKFSEEAARRVKPAFGCMLQQVFGMAEGLVNYTRLDDSEETIVSTQGRPMSKYDEIRIVDEDDVDVEPGSVGQLLTRGPYTIRGYYKAEEHNAKAFTPDGFFRTGDLVKVNESGYFVVEGRDKDQINRGGEKVAAEEVENHLLAHDAVLDAAIVSMPDEFLGERSCAFVIPRHQTPTAGELKRFLRERGIAAFKIPDRIEFIHSFPYTPLGKVSKKKLRQMIAKKLIVRAAAN; encoded by the coding sequence ATGATGCTAACTAAATATCCTTCTTGGCCTAAAGAGTTTGTTGATTTCTACAGGAGGGAGAACTGCTGGCGCGGGGAAACATTTGGCACAATGCTGCGTGAACGTGCTAAAAGCCAACGTGAACGCATTGCCATTACAAGCGGAGAAATAAGTCTCAGTTATGCAGCATTAGACAATGAAGCTGACCGTTTAGCTGCTGGATTTCAGGCACTAGGCATAAAGAAGGGAGATCGTGTGGTACTTCACCTTCCTAATGTAATTGAGTTTTTTACAGTTATTTTTGCATTATTCAGGTTGGGGGCATTGCCTGTCTTTGCTCTCCCTTCACACCGAAGCAGTGAAATTAACTATTTTTGTGAGTTTACTGAAGCCGTTGCCTACGTTATCCCAGATATTTACGCTGAGTTTGACTATCGTACACTTGCAAGAGAGGTTAAAAGTACAGTTTCAACCTTACAGCATGTAATTGTAACAGGTGATTCTGAGGAATTTATATCTTTGGCAGATCTGTATGCAGATACTCTTACTGAACCACCAGAAGTAAGCCCTGGGGATATTGCTTTTCTTCAATTGTCTGGGGGGAGTACCGGATTATCCAAGTTAATTCCCCGAACACATGACGATTATATATATAGTTTGAGAGTCAGTGATGAGATTTGTCAAATGGATCAGAATAGTGTATATCTTGCTGCTCTCCCTGTTGCGCATAATTATCCCCTTAGTTCACCTGGTGTACTTGGCACGTTGTATGCAGGCGGTAGAGTTGTTCTTGCAGCTGGGGCTAGCCCGGATGAAGCATTTCCTCTTATTGAGCGTGAAGGCGTTACGATTACGGCGCTTGTACCGCCACTTGCTTTAATATGGCTTGAAGCTGTATCTTCCCGCCATTATGACTTGTCTAGTCTTAAAGTGCTGCAAGTTGGTGGAGCTAAATTCAGTGAGGAAGCGGCGCGTCGAGTAAAACCTGCATTTGGTTGTATGCTGCAGCAAGTGTTTGGCATGGCCGAAGGGTTAGTTAATTATACAAGATTAGACGATTCTGAAGAAACGATTGTGAGTACGCAAGGGAGACCCATGTCAAAGTATGATGAAATTCGGATAGTGGATGAAGACGATGTTGATGTGGAGCCAGGCAGCGTTGGACAATTATTGACAAGAGGACCTTATACCATTCGTGGGTATTACAAAGCTGAAGAACATAATGCTAAGGCATTTACTCCCGATGGTTTTTTTCGAACAGGGGATTTGGTAAAAGTCAATGAGTCTGGGTATTTTGTCGTGGAAGGCCGCGATAAGGATCAAATCAATCGTGGTGGTGAAAAAGTTGCAGCGGAAGAAGTTGAGAATCATCTCCTTGCTCATGATGCTGTACTTGATGCAGCAATTGTTTCAATGCCCGACGAATTTCTTGGGGAAAGATCATGTGCTTTTGTAATACCACGCCACCAAACTCCAACTGCGGGTGAGCTTAAAAGATTTTTAAGGGAACGTGGAATCGCTGCTTTTAAAATTCCTGACCGGATTGAATTTATCCATTCGTTTCCTTATACTCCATTAGGAAAAGTAAGTAAGAAAAAATTGCGTCAGATGATTGCTAAGAAACTTATAGTCCGTGCTGCTGCAAATTGA
- a CDS encoding isochorismatase, with the protein MAIPAISPYSMPMASDFPQNRVSWKANPKRSVLLIHDMQQYFLNAYTLGESPIIQLIENIQLLKAQCTELGIPIVYTAQPGDQRPEDRALLQDFWGPGLADDPSQTKVIDEVAPNASDTVLTKWRYSAFKRTKLMEIMQEQGRDQLIICGVYAHIGCLLTACDAFMQDMETFFVCDAVADFSADHHKMAMTYAADRCAVTISTALLLEQLKSIQLSSNKAVTKANLHSLTQPLVRQQVAELLGESPSDIDDNEDLIDRGLDSIRMMSLVERWRSKGADVTFVKLAAGPTISAWWNLLSSAK; encoded by the coding sequence ATGGCTATTCCTGCTATCTCACCATATTCCATGCCTATGGCATCAGATTTTCCTCAAAACAGAGTATCCTGGAAAGCAAATCCGAAACGTTCGGTACTTCTCATTCATGATATGCAACAGTATTTTCTTAATGCTTATACCTTGGGGGAATCACCAATAATACAGCTTATCGAGAATATACAATTATTAAAAGCCCAATGTACAGAACTTGGTATACCCATTGTTTATACGGCACAGCCAGGTGATCAGAGACCTGAAGATCGAGCACTTCTTCAAGATTTCTGGGGACCAGGACTTGCTGATGATCCTTCTCAAACAAAAGTAATAGATGAGGTTGCGCCTAACGCAAGCGACACTGTGCTTACAAAGTGGCGATACAGTGCATTTAAGAGAACCAAACTTATGGAAATCATGCAGGAACAAGGGCGTGATCAACTGATTATTTGTGGTGTTTATGCTCATATTGGTTGTCTTTTAACAGCATGTGATGCCTTTATGCAAGACATGGAAACCTTCTTTGTGTGCGATGCAGTAGCAGATTTTTCTGCAGATCATCATAAGATGGCGATGACATATGCGGCTGATCGTTGTGCAGTAACTATTTCAACAGCGTTGCTGCTAGAGCAATTGAAAAGCATTCAGCTATCATCTAACAAAGCGGTAACAAAAGCGAATTTACACAGTCTGACACAGCCGCTTGTGCGCCAGCAAGTTGCTGAACTTCTTGGCGAATCACCATCAGATATTGATGACAACGAGGATTTAATTGACAGGGGTTTAGATTCAATTAGAATGATGAGTCTTGTTGAGAGATGGCGCAGTAAAGGGGCTGATGTTACTTTTGTGAAGCTTGCTGCAGGACCGACGATTTCTGCTTGGTGGAATCTATTATCATCTGCAAAATAA